Genomic DNA from Gossypium hirsutum isolate 1008001.06 chromosome A01, Gossypium_hirsutum_v2.1, whole genome shotgun sequence:
tgatatcggaatagtgatttgagatcactaaattcgacatgTAAGTTTATATATTAATAAGCAAAAGTTAAGtgtagttttaaaaatatttttttagtgaaattatgaattaaaggaaatttgtagataaaataaaattaaaaaacgaGGTACCGAGACCTCAaatttataaaccgagccataaatatttctaaaaatatttctggagtgttaataagttggtattaaagttccgttagaaaattttaccattttgatagttaattgaagaaaaatgactaaattgaataagatgtaaAACTGTGggaagtgattaaatagcttaaataataaataagagggACTCAAAGAGCAAATTGGCCTAAAATAAAATGGGCTGGATGGTTAGGTGAGTATTAGCTGAGAAATGGTGTGAactaagggtaaattggtaatttagttaaaatttaatagttaaaaattgaattaaattatgaaatctaGAATTTTCTTTATGTTTCATCATATTCTCCAgtaaaaacaccattgaagggttttcttaagctggtctctcatatttttactacatgtaagctcaattcttgattatttcttgtaattttgagacttttacaactaggtcctattatcTAATCCATTAGTTTGATCTTTTATGAATGATTTAGAAAGCTGCCATGAGTAAGAGCTGaaagtttatgatgatttatTAAGGAATTGAGgttctaattttattatatgatgattttaggAAGAGATTTTTATaagaattgatttttaggacctaattgtgaaagttgttgTAATTAGGGTTTTATGTTGAAAATTTGTGTGTCAAAGACTGTGAAATAGattataatgtttaaataaagtgttatttgagagaaattagttcaattgatgaataaattgagtagggactaaattgtaacaatttagaaagtttagggtaaaagtgtaatttcaaaaattaaagggaataaattgttaaatagaatagaattgaattagatgctaatgAGGGAATGATTTTgtaattataaatcaagaaaacaaAGTGAATCGTTGAAAGGAGAAATTACAAGAATAATCCctgaaaattctacgacttttaCAAAtcaacccaggtaagttcatatggcaaattttaatgttttattatgaaACTATTATGATTGCGAAGGTATCTTATTGTAGATGAACACTATCAAATGTATTAATTACCAAATGATATTTAACTAAAAGTGCAAattagttggaacaatggttttgagtgCTTTCATTTAATGAACAGGATGAATTGACGAAGTAGATGTGATATGTGCACCcttataagaccatagctgagcttTGGCATTGGTACATTGTGATATGTGcgcccgtataagaccatagctgggctatggcatcggtgcatTGTGATATATATTCCtgtataagaccatggttgggctATGGCTTCAGTATGATGTGATAATGTgcctccgtataagaccatatctgggatatggcatcggtatgatatGTGATCTGTGTAAGACCATGATAGGGCTTTGGTTTCGGTGTGTGATATGCAACTATGTGAAAGTCCATGTTTTACTAtagcaatgtgataatgaagcactcaattccattGTTGTTCCCTAATTTAACTATGGAAGTAAATGACAAATGGGCCCATAAGAGTTAAATTCGTGAATAGCAACATAGAAATTATTCAAATGAGCTTATTAATGATTTTGTGATTTACAAGAAgaattagttaaattaaaagttatatgATTGTGTACAATGTTCGGTAAGGTTTATGTTTTTATGCctataagcttactaagcttctataagcttacttgtgtatgttatttgttttgtAAATTGACAAATATACATACGGAGGATCAGATCTACAtcgaggatcacactatccagatttattctggtagattttgttaaacaacttttttatttatatggcatgtataggggttgatttgataatgtAATTATATGAATGATTAAGTATATAAGTAAGTTGAATGTAATGTTtgtgtttgaaaatgaaatatacatgttttgtcttgAAATAATTGATTGGTTAGACTCTATTagtgtataaatgtgatttaGTGCAGGTGATATCaaaaagggtgagaaatgtggccttaaATAACCTATTTTAGTCCATATGGGTagatacacgggtgtgtgtctcggccgtgtgtctaggtcgtgtgtcccctgcagcttaaaaatgagaaacagaatgtCGAAGTttgggtacacggcctagcacacgggcgtatggcttggccgtgtgactcacatgggatccaacatggccgtgtgatgcagccgtgtgaagtctgcaccttaattgtgaaatttaattatcacacggcctagcaacaCAGGCATGTGCACAGGCCGTGTGAAACGAGTTTCTTGTTGAATGTAAGTCAAAGAGCTCCACGGGCTTGGAACACGGGCATGCGTGACCACACGGTctattcacatgggcgtgtccttattcacacgggcgtgtggccttgtttcaagataaaattttcttaagttatCTCGGAACTCTTAAAGTTTTCAGTTTGGTCCCGGATTATCCCTAATGAATATTTTAGGCCTTgtaggcctatataagggactttaagCATACGTTTGAATAATATCTAATTTGGAATGAAGTTTTATGATCATGGTTTATGTATGTTTtattgtgtttaagtctggtaatgcctcgtaccctattccggcattaaatatgggtaaggggtgttacaatatctttGATAGCAAAACATTTTAACAATGACTTAATAGCTTTTCTCAGTAGTTTTACCTCAGAAATTGTTCACCAAGACAAAATGTCTCATTAGATATGTCACATTATCTAATGTAGAAATTTGAAATAGTTTTATCttcattcattttcaaatattcaaatttggTAGTCAAAATTAGTAATTTGGACATTCTTAATAAGTACACTCTCTTCATGttggttttgcaaaatagtagaTACTTCTTTTGCTGACTCACAAGTGGAAATCATCTTCAATTGTTCCATATCAAGTCCACTGAATATAACATTTAGAGCTTGTGAGTTTCCTTGAGTAACCTTTTTTCTTTAACAATGTTTTGCTTCTATCCCACTCTCAACACCACCTATTATTGGAGACGGATGTGTAGCATTTTCGACTTTCAATCGAACAACCTTCTCCTCTATCTTAGTATCCCAAATTGCGCCAAGTGTGAGATCAAACAACATGAACCAAACACAGAACAAGGAACGCTTTCAATAAGGAAGTAATTATCTTAAATAGAAACCAGTAGAAATTGTAATTcccagaaaatataatttattcttagaaaataaattctcattaCTTTCTAGCATAATAACAACATCTGAAACTTCTGTGTAAAAGCTTGTGCCAACTAGTATCATCTATTTATAAGTAGAGATAAGAGAATATTGGTCGAATAAGTATAACACTAATAATATTCATTTAATAGAGGGGGTGATACACCTTTGTAATTaacccattttgcccgggcctatttaaattatttacagaaaataaataaattgaactaaaaaacCAAATAAAGTCCATAGATTATAGGTCCAAAGTTTATTTACAATTCAGCCCAAATATTAAAACACAGATCTAATCTATGTACAAAACTTTAGGCCTAAATTAAATCCAAATTCATTTACAAAATTTTGGGCCCCAAATTTGAGACTAAAAGCCTAGCCCGGAAAAGGCCCAATCTAAAAACCCCAGTTGACTGACCAGCGCTGCAGCAGTAGCCCTCCCTCGTAGCCATTCGAGGTAAACCCATAGAGCCCAGGCCAGAAATTTCTGGAATACACGAGAGTAGCAGCAGAATGGGGCTCCCACGAGTGGTTCCCACGCACAGCCTCCACGGCCTTTTCCCCGTACAGCTTTGCATCTGTAGAACCTGCAAAGGAATATACGAGAAGAAAAGCAGGCTAACAGAATACAGCAAAATAATAGCGAGAAAAtacacttttatttttctttatttctttgtaAATTCAGGCTATAAAAAGCCTCACTTGTACCCCATGTATTTTTATGAACGAAAGCACGCACGCATATTGAATACCAGAGAGTAGAAAAATTGCCAAAAGGTGATTTCccacacatatatttttttttcttttgattagcTTGTAATTTCGGTATAGAAATGCAAAGAGAAGATACCTGAATTGACACTGATGAAAGCCTAAACCTCATATATGGATACGTGCGAGGGTCGAACATTGTTGAATTCgggttcatttttttaatttcgttctgtttttttcaaaaaaaagaacaATATTGGTTcaaaagttttgtaaaaaaagaaaaagaaaaaggaaaagtagCTTACTGCATTTTCATGGGTGTGAAATGGATCTAGTTACTGTGGCATATCGTCGATTACCAAACGAAATGGTGAATCCGGCGGATGCTAAGAACCCTAGCAATTTTAATTTTAGGGCTATGGTTCTTTGTTTGAAAGGTTGGCAGCATTTGAGGAAGAAGaatggaaaaaggttttaaatCCATTGTTtaaaaaacggcgccgtttcaagcTTTgaggatccgcgcgtcgacccgctTGGATATCCGGATCCACGCCTTTTCCCTTTAAATGGTCGATTTGCACGTTAGGTCCTTCACCTCACGCGAACCTACAATTGCATCCCAtttgcttactttgtttttttttttaaatttggctcTGTAATTTGTGCGTTGTTTTATTTTGGTACGCGCTTCAGTGCGGCGTTTTGGGCTCGGGGTATTTCCAATTCCAGTCCTCGCATATTTGTGCACATGGCACATTGCTCCTATTTTGCAATTATCTTATTTGTAGATTGTTTCTCTTGtttcaattttgtttcaattaagtCTTTTACTGCACATACATTTTTTTTTACATGCTTAATTATTGGTTGTGATATTTAGTGTTGTTttggtaattaaattttatttttaaaaagaacatTATTATAATCTTTTCTCTTTTGttctatcattttaataattggtgtattatttgtaataaaattcattttagtatgctattaatttatgatattttataatttcttttgaatTCATTCACATATTGTAATGTTTGTATTCGTTTTAGAGAAATTCACCTATTTTATGTGTCATTTAAGTtattattaagcatatatttagtACCTATATTTAACTTACATTCGTTATTAAAACtatgttatttttacatatatagcTTTTTAGTAAATATGTATCTAATtgctatttatatttattacatgTATATTTTACgataaaattaagttaattttataattcatattttaactTCATGTTATTTTAATACACAATTATTTCTAAAGTGTCTTCACATGTATATAacccatattaaattattttactatagtacatgccattgattttatataattctatgtaaatatttttctatgtatatatTTTCCTCTAAAGTTACTTAtgtgtataatttatttcttttaaggattatattaaaattgtacAATTTACTTATTTCACATACTTCCATATCTTATTATTTTTGTGCATATATCATCAATGCGTATCATTAATCCAAAATtgatttatttcatataaatttatgtTATACATTGcttatttcaaaattctttttacatatacatacatatattaaaaCACATGCTTGATTTATAAGCATCACTCAATTCatacattttatacatatagtttctgcatacataattattttttttaaaaaaaaaaacaatctattatatatattttacggaaagttttttttatactattaatCTCATGTTTTCTACAAATAATTATTTCCATGTACATATGCATGTTTTGTGAATATATGATaatgtgttttattattcttttatattttatataaactatcatgaatattgttaatttttaaatgaatttgtgCTTAAAATATTTTGCATATTATTCAATTCAAGTGTTTTATTCTacaatatttatttcaaataattatatatccCTAGTTTCTATACAAACTTGTCAACTTATGTTATGTGTTAATTAATTCatcattattttgaaaatgtCCTATACTATATTGACTTCTAATTCCATTTTATTTTGTACATATTTTGTGGATCGTTTTATATTGTGCCATGTTAAttattgttgtatattatttttgtatttattgtTCACCATCCATGATTAAGAATTTGGTTACATTTTACTTAGAAGAGTTGTACATAATTGTTGGATTTATTAATTGTGACTTGTTGTATCatattatttcatgttcattAATCCTTTCCTATGCAAATGTTTCGATACAATGCATTAAGTATTCCatctattttaaaacaaataaatgtgttttgagtgaatttccaattttctttattattcaaaaattctgaaataaggCAATATCCAATATTTGGGAATTCGGGAATTCGGGCTCAATCGTGCTGGGTATGATTTTTTCGATGAACTAAATATTTGGATaaccttttataattttagtgtacgagttttcaaaagtcaaaaatcaatcgtatttttaaaggtataaaggatcgtatCCAATCGTGTTGGGTATGATGCTGCATATCTttgaaacgagagaattttgacCACTAATTTGAACtattcaaacattttaaaaagaatcatactttgaaaaatcttttctttaaaaaacctTTTGGTATAAGGATAGCATCAAATCAATTTAGTactaatttttgggcgtaatgagggtgttaacccttcctcatgcgtaaccgactcccgaacccatttgatttttgattttatgTAAACCAAAATTATTTCCAATAGAACAAAACATTTTAGTAGGTagcccaatcacacctaaaccaagagattggtggcgactccacatttttgttttcaaaagtcaATCCCCATTGTTTTCAACAATAAAAAAGGGTTTCGACGGCTTTTTAATTCCTTTAGAGTTATCGACCCTCACATGTTTATGTGAGACAAGTTGGGCCTCTCATGTATTAGGTGAGTTATATGTGCTTCTTGGTCTTTGACCCAACACTTCATTTAATCCAACCAATATTTGTTTTCtatgttcaaaataaataatatttatttaattaatgaaattaactaaattaatttcccaattaaataattttctcaactcaattttaattccgttaaagtcatgacaactttacaaTAAAAGAATTTAtgggaaaatatatttaattctcaTATTCAACGGATccatgactaattaatttaattctattttccaAACTTcataatttctattaatttatttctatatttaattcatttttttaatgagctagcagagggaccgattaaacatatataattagggatcaaataatacataattaagtttcagcatctcatctattaattataaagttATTTAGTCATAAtgtcattccattatagtatcatgactgaacTCTCCATAAttacatatcattacgaaagctTCTCAATTAGTGCCTGTCCAATGACCCATAGTGTGTTACTCTCATAGTATATCTTCAATCTCCTTGTGAAAAATTCATTCTCCTAATATGGTcgtattttatctcatggtaaccattatgcAACTCTTATCTCTCTTTCTGCCTCTTCCTCCACCACTGTCTGATCTTTGATGATTGCTTTGTCTTATTTTGGGTGTTTTTAGCTTTGTCTTAGATGGTAGTTTTGGACTTGTTTAAATTATGCTTGATTTGGTCGGTACATGCTTGTTTTGGATGTTATGGATGATTTAGTGTAGGATGTTTATGTTTTAGAATGCTTTATCATTCATCTCTCTATTGTTTATGCATGCTTTTTCATTTCCTTTATTATTGTAGCTACTTTTGCTTTTCTTAGTGCATTTGTTTTATTCACTAAGCTTTGATTTTCAATGATTCTCTCTTGGTATATTTCACCTCATTTTGTTTtcaatcttttatatatatatatatataaaggagaACAATAACAAAATTTGCAAATTTACTTAAAAGCAAAGGCaaaacataaatttcaaattcaaaaacAACATTGCtaataaatattgtttttttaatattgattttcaaagcttttttataaaaaaaaataatgtctTCATAAAGTGCTTTAAAAGGTGGAGTTTAAAATAATGTCTTCATAAAGTGCTTTAAAAGGTggagtttaactttgaaaataacATTGGTTTAAAGGAAGTTTTGCAAagcaaattttttaaaagttttgttatttcaaaaaaggagaaattgttagttttgatttttaattattttgatataataactTAATTGTAAATGCTCTTAATCAAATTtgcaaaaaaatatttcaattttatttaaataaattttcaagtgttacaaactcaaaaaaaaaaaaaaaaagcttgtaAACCATATTTTTTAAGGTTCCCAATATTGTCTCGATACGCATGTTTGTCTCGGTCTCGAGACAGACAAAAATCGAATCTAAAATAAACTAATCTCGAGACATATGGGAAACCATCATGAGACCAATCAACATTGAAGCTTAGGTAAGCTACAGTGGGTTTGGATCTGCATCCCTAGTGCAGATGAGGCAAGGTTTCAAGCtcaatcatttaattatttttaagagggttcccatatatatatatacatcttacacttggtatttaaccaatgtgggatctaaatttttacttttcctcaacaaatatttccaagtagcttactttgagcaccaatttctcattcatcactcaaccattttgagcatatgatatattgTTGTAAAGgactcatggagtagaatatgaaaccataattttataatttaactctTCACTTTTACCTATTAAGAATATAcctcaaaattttcataatatgTAATTTTTCTAACAAATTCAGGCCGAACCATTATAAATTCTTGAACTTAATAATTTGTCATCttcacttaaaatttttaaatactaaCTTACCCCTCTTAGTAATTATTAATCCTAACATTTATGATAAAATTGTGaattataaaatgaattttgatatgtatatagaAATATTCATAAGTCAtccatgttaatttttttaaaaaactaaaaaagggataaaataaaaagttaaataaaCACCACTAAATATGGAGGTATGCTTTGCACGATTTCCTTTTCACGTGTAGGTTGAAGATAGGATAGAAGGAGAAAATAGTTGTGATCTACACCAAGCTAGAGTcacttaaacaaaagaaaatttatgcaattttaagtTCTAATTTTGATTGTATTTACGTGATGATGATGGATAGACAGTATGACATATACAGGTAGTGGAATCTTGACTTTAGAATGACATTTTGTATATGAATATCATTAAATAAGAAGATTTTAGTGTTGGTGGAGAGAATTTGCATATAATTAGCATGGGAAGCATGGGAGTGTATATTTAAGTTATGGCTAGATGAATGAGATATTGAATTAGTTTATGATGATACTTACATTGAAGATGTTATGTAAATAAGTTTTAATTGATAAGATATAATTGTAGGTGTCACTTGGTATTAAATGCTATACATTTTATTTGGGATTATTGTTGGTTTGGATAAAAAGATTTTACATGTGTGAGCAATATGTTTATATTGATCATAAAGTTGGTATTTAACTCTAAAATATTAGTGCGAAGGTGAGTATAAGTGTATTTGCTTTATTGTAATAAAAAagtgaataaagaaaaaaataataatattattaaattttgataaaaaaaattttctaaaaaaataaacatttaatcattaaaaaaatgtgaaaacaaataaatttaaactaaattaaaagaaatgctCTTCAATGTCCCACAGATTTTTTTGGGGACAAGTAGTATATTTTCCATGACTC
This window encodes:
- the LOC107916934 gene encoding uncharacterized protein, which translates into the protein MNPNSTMFDPRTYPYMRFRLSSVSIQVLQMQSCTGKRPWRLCVGTTRGSPILLLLSCIPEISGLGSMGLPRMATREGYCCSAGQSTGVFRLGLFRARLLVSNLGPKIL